Proteins encoded within one genomic window of Kibdelosporangium phytohabitans:
- a CDS encoding HD domain-containing protein, producing MLTTVSATTRGQENEKVRRLESRLVREHDSVPPSLLHEWIERAHARFATAPVQDFVPLLVERAVRGFARDFAIDSPKASAACPSNWAHNTARRLLARPLPQRWAHTCGVARRAEQVARILMPEDLDTLVSAAWLHDIGYAPGVADTGLHSLDGARYLLRVGVSRQVCGLVAHHSGAAAVAEQVGLADELAEFEDVPGHLKDALWYSDMMTGPDGRPTTLDTRLAEIRRRRGPDDPVVRALAVNVNERRAAVRRVHRLLRRTQPTKHSSGTRVGGMSA from the coding sequence GTGCTGACGACCGTGTCGGCGACAACGCGAGGCCAGGAGAACGAGAAGGTCCGACGCCTGGAATCGCGACTCGTCCGGGAACACGACAGCGTGCCACCAAGCCTGCTACACGAGTGGATCGAGCGAGCGCATGCCCGGTTCGCCACTGCTCCCGTGCAGGACTTCGTCCCCTTGCTCGTGGAACGCGCGGTGCGCGGTTTCGCGCGTGACTTCGCCATCGACTCGCCGAAGGCGTCGGCAGCGTGCCCGTCGAACTGGGCCCACAACACGGCCAGGCGGTTGCTCGCCCGACCCCTGCCCCAGCGATGGGCGCACACCTGCGGTGTGGCGCGCAGAGCCGAGCAGGTGGCGCGAATCCTGATGCCCGAGGACCTCGATACCCTCGTCTCCGCAGCGTGGTTGCACGACATCGGGTACGCCCCCGGCGTCGCCGACACGGGATTGCACTCGCTGGACGGCGCGCGGTACCTGCTCCGGGTCGGCGTCTCCCGGCAGGTGTGCGGCCTGGTAGCCCACCATTCCGGTGCGGCGGCGGTCGCCGAGCAAGTCGGGCTGGCCGACGAACTCGCGGAGTTCGAAGACGTCCCCGGACATCTGAAGGACGCGCTGTGGTACAGCGACATGATGACCGGCCCGGATGGCCGGCCGACCACATTGGACACCCGGCTCGCCGAGATCCGTCGCCGGCGAGGCCCCGACGATCCAGTGGTGCGCGCTCTCGCGGTCAATGTCAACGAGCGCCGCGCTGCCGTCCGACGCGTCCACCGGCTCCTACGCCGGACACAGCCGACGAAACACAGCAGCGGTACCCGTGTGGGTGGCATGAGCGCGTAA
- a CDS encoding MFS transporter has product MRHAPRREVFSSSEFRAVWMADLLSVAGDQIARVGLAVLVYTRTNSAALTALTYALTFLPALFSGPLSTVADRVPRRSFMVTADLARAVLVASMAVPGVPLPALSVLLLLTQILDPPHAAARSAALRDIFPMSAADPDDTRYRSAESLRTVTSQIAQLAAFPSGGLLAALNPQVALAGNALTFVVSAALVGLFLRRMPPAAETRKSTYWKAVRDARGTLRDNPRIRAIAAMAALAGLTVVPEGLAIPYTADAGASPAAAGLLMAADPLGNTLGAAVVPFLSAKLQQRIMAPLIAVTGIPLLFVVLTPPLPVAAVLFLFSGACGAYLLMNKTTLNTLVPESQRAGLIGRVRGRVNVSQGVVIAASGAVAGWIGPAPTIAVAGLLCLGTGACVTVMWHRAVQRETAS; this is encoded by the coding sequence GTGAGGCATGCGCCCCGGCGTGAGGTGTTTTCCTCGTCGGAGTTCCGCGCGGTGTGGATGGCGGACCTGCTTTCCGTTGCCGGGGACCAGATAGCCCGTGTCGGCCTCGCCGTCCTGGTCTACACCCGGACGAACTCGGCCGCGCTCACCGCGCTCACCTATGCCCTGACATTCCTGCCCGCGTTGTTCAGCGGTCCGTTGTCGACCGTCGCCGACCGTGTCCCCCGCCGCAGCTTCATGGTCACGGCCGATCTCGCCCGTGCCGTCCTCGTCGCGTCCATGGCCGTCCCTGGCGTCCCATTGCCCGCGCTGTCAGTGCTTCTGCTGCTGACCCAGATCCTCGATCCCCCGCACGCGGCGGCCCGCAGCGCCGCGCTGCGTGACATTTTCCCGATGAGCGCGGCCGATCCGGACGACACCCGCTATCGCAGCGCGGAAAGCCTCCGCACAGTCACCTCCCAGATCGCGCAACTCGCCGCCTTCCCGTCCGGCGGACTTCTCGCGGCGCTCAACCCGCAGGTAGCGTTGGCCGGGAACGCCCTCACGTTCGTCGTTTCGGCCGCCCTGGTCGGGTTGTTCCTCCGCCGAATGCCACCAGCCGCCGAAACGCGCAAGTCCACCTACTGGAAAGCCGTCCGCGACGCCCGTGGCACGCTCCGCGACAATCCCCGGATACGCGCGATAGCCGCGATGGCGGCGTTGGCCGGTCTCACGGTCGTTCCGGAAGGCCTCGCCATCCCCTACACCGCCGATGCGGGCGCAAGCCCCGCCGCCGCGGGCTTGCTGATGGCCGCCGATCCACTGGGCAACACGCTCGGTGCCGCCGTTGTCCCATTTCTTTCAGCAAAACTGCAGCAACGGATCATGGCGCCGTTGATCGCCGTCACCGGAATCCCGCTTCTGTTCGTCGTACTGACGCCGCCGCTGCCCGTGGCCGCAGTTCTGTTCCTGTTCTCCGGCGCGTGCGGCGCCTACCTGCTGATGAACAAGACCACGCTGAACACACTCGTACCGGAATCGCAACGCGCCGGCCTGATCGGACGGGTCCGCGGCCGGGTCAACGTCTCACAGGGAGTCGTGATCGCCGCCAGCGGAGCCGTGGCCGGCTGGATCGGCCCCGCGCCCACCATCGCCGTCGCCGGTCTGCTGTGCCTGGGCACCGGAGCTTGTGTGACGGTGATGTGGCACCGTGCAGTCCAGCGCGAGACGGCTAGTTGA
- a CDS encoding PfkB family carbohydrate kinase, producing MGNSDKKVAVFAPSPQLTVTIEQADGTPDLHLHPGGQGIWQARMISALGTHVVLCCTFGGEVGDVLRHLVGGQDIEVLERPVAARNGAYVHDRRDGSRSEVAEMPPDALTRHELDDLYELTVVTALQAGIAVLSGASGEQNELVVPTSVYERLSKDLTSNSCQVVVDLAGPRLAAALKGGPAVVKVSHEELIDDERAKSDSVPHLLDAAREIADCGARLVVISRAARPALVLLDGESFTVDAPSLEPVDSRGGGDSMTAAIAAGLAQDMDTMDALRLGAAAGAINVTRHGLGTGSNDAIRALAAQVSIDRLDKDKKK from the coding sequence GTGGGCAATTCAGACAAAAAGGTGGCGGTGTTCGCGCCGTCACCTCAGCTGACCGTGACGATCGAGCAGGCCGATGGTACGCCTGACCTGCACCTGCATCCCGGAGGGCAGGGCATCTGGCAGGCGCGGATGATCTCAGCCTTGGGTACGCACGTCGTGTTGTGCTGCACCTTCGGGGGTGAGGTGGGTGATGTGCTGCGGCATCTGGTCGGCGGGCAGGACATCGAGGTACTCGAACGACCGGTCGCCGCGCGCAACGGTGCGTACGTGCACGACCGGCGGGACGGTAGCCGCAGCGAGGTGGCCGAGATGCCGCCGGATGCCCTCACCCGGCACGAGCTCGACGACCTCTACGAGCTGACGGTGGTGACAGCGCTGCAAGCGGGCATCGCCGTGCTGAGCGGGGCGAGCGGCGAGCAGAACGAACTGGTCGTGCCCACGTCGGTGTACGAACGGTTGTCCAAGGACCTCACCTCCAACAGTTGCCAGGTCGTGGTGGACCTCGCCGGGCCCCGGCTCGCCGCGGCGCTCAAGGGCGGCCCGGCCGTGGTGAAGGTCAGCCACGAAGAGCTGATCGACGACGAACGTGCCAAGAGCGACTCCGTTCCCCACCTGCTCGACGCCGCACGCGAGATCGCGGATTGCGGTGCTCGGCTGGTGGTGATCTCGCGTGCCGCGCGGCCCGCGTTGGTGTTGCTGGACGGCGAATCGTTCACTGTGGACGCGCCATCGCTGGAACCGGTCGACAGCCGCGGCGGCGGTGACTCGATGACGGCGGCGATCGCCGCGGGACTGGCCCAGGACATGGACACCATGGACGCCCTGCGGCTCGGCGCCGCCGCTGGAGCGATCAACGTGACCCGGCACGGGCTGGGCACGGGCAGCAACGACGCCATCCGCGCACTCGCGGCCCAGGTGTCGATCGACCGGCTCGACAAGGACAAGAAGAAATGA
- a CDS encoding transposase, protein MDNVVLNEVASALFWSLPRSDQRLKGVQYLRGLLGAHGRKTVRNIATLLGDQATEQSLQHFIGESTWDWVPVRHELARYAVRSAPPQAWVVRSMIIPKSGERCVGVYKDFFPAFGRVLNAQQAVGVWAASDEVGNPVNWRLRLSEAWLADGVRQRALIPDHVQAESSMECAFEALMDTVVRRELPHLPVVLDARDIDGPEAVERFRGTGMPLLARCCRSTQVTVTDRALPGHVGRAMSIHQIMAAAKDIRRPVLLADRGALSSTTLAATVRVRTAYQAKETADLTLMGTGEIGQNWPAQIWLTDMTSAPPSALVRLTRLTDRVDTDFLAVAEQVGIRDYAGRTYTGWHRHVTLASAAHVAITQQRMKTQRWTSYVS, encoded by the coding sequence ATGGACAACGTCGTTCTCAACGAAGTGGCCTCGGCGTTGTTCTGGTCGCTGCCGCGCAGCGACCAGCGACTGAAGGGCGTTCAGTATCTGCGTGGGCTGTTGGGTGCGCACGGGCGCAAGACCGTCCGCAACATCGCGACGCTGCTCGGCGACCAGGCAACGGAGCAGAGCCTGCAGCACTTCATCGGTGAGTCCACGTGGGACTGGGTGCCGGTGCGCCACGAACTGGCGCGGTACGCGGTGCGTTCCGCGCCGCCGCAGGCATGGGTCGTCCGTTCGATGATCATTCCGAAGTCGGGCGAGCGGTGTGTCGGCGTCTACAAGGACTTCTTCCCGGCTTTCGGCCGGGTGCTGAACGCGCAGCAGGCAGTGGGGGTCTGGGCCGCGTCGGACGAGGTCGGCAACCCGGTCAACTGGCGGCTGCGGCTCTCGGAGGCCTGGCTGGCCGACGGGGTCCGGCAGCGGGCGCTCATCCCTGACCACGTGCAAGCGGAGTCCTCGATGGAATGCGCGTTCGAGGCACTGATGGACACGGTGGTGCGCCGCGAACTGCCGCACCTGCCCGTGGTTCTCGACGCCCGTGACATCGACGGGCCCGAAGCCGTCGAGCGCTTCCGCGGCACCGGGATGCCGCTGCTGGCCAGGTGCTGCCGTTCCACCCAGGTGACCGTCACCGACCGCGCTTTACCCGGGCACGTCGGACGGGCGATGTCGATCCACCAGATCATGGCGGCGGCGAAGGACATCCGGCGGCCGGTGCTGCTGGCCGACCGCGGCGCGCTGTCGAGCACCACCCTGGCCGCGACCGTCCGGGTTCGAACCGCCTACCAGGCAAAGGAAACCGCGGACCTGACACTGATGGGGACCGGTGAGATCGGGCAGAACTGGCCGGCTCAGATCTGGCTGACCGACATGACCTCCGCGCCGCCGTCGGCGCTGGTCCGGCTCACCCGGCTCACCGACCGCGTCGACACGGACTTCCTCGCGGTGGCCGAGCAGGTGGGCATCCGGGACTACGCCGGCCGTACCTACACCGGCTGGCACCGGCACGTCACGCTCGCCTCCGCCGCGCACGTCGCGATCACCCAGCAGCGGATGAAGACCCAGCGGTGGACCAGCTACGTGTCCTGA
- a CDS encoding serine hydrolase domain-containing protein yields the protein MLQVAVLADGRIHDEAAGVLSPRTRVGTTTGAVFKIGSITKIWTATLIRQLAHDGLPGLDDPVRDHLPGFRLSDPDATASLTTRRLLTHTSGIDGNHFTDTGHNDDAIERFVATLADEDHLLPPGTIFSYSNSGYVVPGRLVEVLRGRPFHDVLREHLVTPLGLTTVATNTYEAILHRAVVGHVDADGKLVPTKRWAVSYHAAPTGSYLAMTARDLEFVRLHLTDHTLAALREPQLDAVPGFAGGVLGWMLYRDGVVGHAGVSKGQKAFLRVAPSAGVAVAVLTDSAGGEPLAHEIITAALGDLAGVKTAPVCVPPANPVPIDANRMCGTYRTTLYDITLAVENGRAFLIYRARNELAQSFLGKPEDRVEVVRLNHSTIITAEPKFDGHQVLSLVGSDEHSRARFLHNGAAAYRIA from the coding sequence GTGCTTCAGGTCGCTGTGCTGGCCGACGGGAGGATCCACGACGAGGCAGCGGGCGTGCTCAGCCCGCGCACACGAGTCGGGACCACCACCGGCGCGGTGTTCAAGATCGGCTCGATCACCAAGATCTGGACGGCCACGCTGATCCGGCAACTGGCGCACGACGGGCTTCCGGGGCTGGACGATCCCGTTCGCGACCACCTGCCCGGTTTCCGGCTGAGCGACCCGGACGCCACCGCGTCCCTGACCACCCGCCGGCTGCTCACCCACACCAGCGGCATCGACGGCAACCACTTCACCGACACCGGTCACAACGACGACGCGATCGAGAGGTTCGTCGCCACACTCGCCGACGAGGACCACCTCCTCCCGCCAGGCACCATCTTCTCGTACTCCAACAGCGGGTACGTCGTGCCCGGCAGGCTGGTGGAAGTGCTGCGCGGCAGGCCTTTTCACGACGTGCTACGCGAGCACCTGGTGACACCGCTCGGCCTGACCACGGTCGCGACCAACACCTACGAGGCGATCCTGCACCGCGCCGTGGTCGGCCACGTCGACGCTGACGGGAAACTCGTGCCCACGAAGAGGTGGGCGGTCTCCTACCACGCCGCGCCCACCGGTTCGTATCTCGCGATGACCGCACGCGACCTGGAGTTCGTCCGCCTGCACCTCACCGACCACACGCTCGCGGCGCTGCGCGAACCTCAGCTCGACGCCGTTCCGGGCTTCGCTGGGGGCGTCCTCGGCTGGATGCTCTACCGGGACGGTGTCGTCGGCCACGCCGGCGTGTCCAAGGGCCAGAAGGCTTTCCTGCGCGTCGCCCCATCGGCCGGCGTCGCGGTGGCCGTTCTGACCGACAGCGCGGGCGGTGAGCCACTGGCCCATGAGATCATCACGGCGGCACTCGGAGACCTCGCCGGCGTGAAGACGGCGCCGGTGTGCGTACCGCCCGCGAACCCCGTTCCGATCGACGCGAACCGCATGTGCGGCACCTACCGCACCACCCTGTACGACATCACCCTCGCTGTCGAGAACGGCCGAGCGTTCCTGATCTACCGTGCACGCAACGAACTCGCGCAGTCCTTCCTCGGCAAACCGGAGGACCGGGTCGAGGTCGTACGTCTCAACCACAGCACGATCATCACCGCCGAACCGAAGTTCGACGGCCACCAAGTCCTGTCCCTGGTCGGCTCCGACGAACACAGCCGCGCCCGTTTCCTGCACAACGGCGCCGCCGCGTACCGGATCGCCTGA
- a CDS encoding helix-turn-helix domain-containing protein, translating to MTDVEKRLARHRQRESGMAALLDIVREVSMYSDVDSLLKALTRRARLLIDMDMCFVSLFDEHGDARVRAANGNISKQSVGIQLARNATAPGDDHHGPVWTADHSAEERFAHGAIIDVVRHEGLRAVLAAPLTNGTRAVGTLHVADRDVRRFTADEISLMTALGDLAGPVVARIQLLQEADDTVIALRNRLSQAESTVSALRELNDNRSKLVDLVLDGGDLHALAEEASGLFDGAVRILAVDDTVLATTGKMPAEEERLSPLDTMDAHATGAPVLLDGGLWAVPILAGDEDLGTLTLCPRLTPSEHDKARMRAVAQTAAVLLRGNRITGIDNRAREKLFDEFLSDPARSPHLLERRASRLGIHLDTPHIVIMVGTEEIGRGRAEYWSSSYTYRKNGLRSIRDDRVALLVPGTDPNAVADEVLAELSRLQGHPVTASISRPVSSAGAIAQAYQEASRYLDAMAALGVTGGAAFASELGFLGVLLSDNHDVDGFVSGTIGPVLDYDRERNTELVRTLEAYFNTGSSPTYAAEKLHVHPNTVTRRLDRISELLGPDWQKPERALDIQVALRVSRIRHVLRDRRNPSTMDTVGDQDT from the coding sequence GTGACTGACGTCGAGAAACGGTTGGCACGGCACCGGCAGCGGGAGTCGGGGATGGCCGCCCTGCTGGACATCGTGCGCGAGGTGTCGATGTACTCGGACGTCGACTCCCTGCTCAAGGCACTGACCCGGCGGGCGCGGTTGCTGATCGACATGGACATGTGTTTCGTCTCCCTGTTCGACGAGCACGGAGACGCCCGGGTGCGTGCCGCGAACGGGAACATCTCGAAGCAGAGCGTCGGAATCCAATTGGCCCGCAACGCCACCGCGCCCGGCGACGACCACCACGGCCCGGTCTGGACCGCGGACCACTCAGCCGAGGAGCGCTTCGCACACGGCGCGATCATCGACGTGGTCAGGCACGAAGGCCTGCGCGCGGTGCTGGCGGCACCGCTGACGAACGGTACGCGGGCGGTCGGGACCTTGCACGTGGCCGACCGCGACGTCCGCCGGTTCACCGCGGACGAGATCTCGCTGATGACCGCGCTCGGCGACCTCGCGGGCCCGGTCGTGGCGCGGATCCAGCTGCTGCAAGAAGCCGACGACACCGTCATCGCGCTGAGGAACCGTCTCTCCCAGGCCGAATCCACGGTGAGCGCGTTGCGGGAGCTGAACGACAACCGGAGCAAGCTGGTCGACCTGGTGCTCGACGGCGGCGACTTGCACGCGCTGGCCGAGGAGGCGAGCGGACTGTTCGACGGCGCGGTGCGGATCCTCGCCGTGGACGACACGGTACTGGCCACCACCGGGAAGATGCCGGCGGAGGAGGAACGGCTGTCACCGTTGGACACAATGGACGCACACGCCACGGGTGCGCCGGTCCTGCTCGACGGCGGCCTGTGGGCCGTGCCGATCCTCGCGGGTGACGAGGACCTCGGCACGCTGACACTGTGCCCCCGGCTCACGCCGAGCGAGCACGACAAGGCGCGGATGCGCGCCGTGGCCCAGACGGCGGCGGTTCTGCTGCGGGGCAATCGGATCACCGGGATCGACAACCGGGCACGGGAGAAGCTGTTCGACGAGTTCCTCAGCGACCCGGCCCGCTCGCCGCACCTGCTCGAACGGCGAGCCAGCCGGCTCGGCATCCACCTCGACACCCCGCACATCGTCATCATGGTCGGTACCGAGGAGATCGGCAGGGGCCGCGCCGAGTACTGGTCGTCTTCCTACACCTACCGGAAGAACGGGCTCAGGAGCATCCGCGACGACCGCGTCGCGCTCCTGGTGCCCGGCACGGACCCGAACGCCGTCGCCGACGAGGTGCTCGCCGAGCTGTCCCGATTACAGGGCCACCCGGTGACAGCGTCGATCTCGCGGCCGGTGTCGAGCGCCGGAGCGATCGCCCAGGCCTACCAGGAGGCATCCCGTTACCTCGACGCGATGGCCGCGCTCGGTGTCACCGGCGGCGCGGCCTTCGCCAGCGAACTGGGCTTCCTCGGTGTCCTCCTCTCGGACAACCACGACGTCGACGGGTTCGTCAGCGGCACGATCGGCCCGGTCCTCGACTACGACCGGGAGCGCAACACCGAGCTCGTCCGGACGCTGGAGGCCTACTTCAACACGGGGAGCAGTCCCACCTACGCGGCCGAGAAGCTGCACGTCCACCCGAACACCGTGACCCGGCGGCTGGACCGGATCAGCGAGTTGCTCGGCCCGGACTGGCAGAAACCGGAACGGGCGCTGGACATCCAGGTGGCGCTGCGGGTGTCGCGGATCAGGCACGTGCTGCGCGACCGGCGCAACCCATCCACTATGGACACAGTGGGCGATCAGGACACGTAG
- a CDS encoding HAD family hydrolase translates to MTDSAIAVLDVDGTLIDSNYQHALAWYRALRSVGETYPVWRLHRLIGMGGDQLVTALGGEDLERRVGDQARKQQGKEVDALLEEMAPLPGARDLLLAIKERGHRLVLASSGQQRHVDAFLDKLDARDIAEAWTTSADVESSKPAPDLLQVALKKLGAPPDASSVMVGDSVWDVKAANNAGMPAIVVRSGGFGDDELREAGAISIYDTPGDLAQALDDTPLA, encoded by the coding sequence GTGACCGACTCCGCCATAGCCGTCCTTGACGTCGACGGGACGCTGATCGACTCCAACTACCAGCACGCGCTCGCCTGGTACCGGGCCTTGCGCTCGGTGGGCGAGACCTATCCCGTGTGGCGGCTGCATCGGCTCATAGGCATGGGCGGCGACCAGCTGGTCACAGCTCTGGGCGGCGAGGACCTGGAGCGCAGGGTCGGCGACCAGGCCCGGAAGCAACAGGGCAAGGAGGTCGACGCGCTGCTCGAGGAGATGGCACCCTTGCCCGGCGCCCGCGATCTGCTCCTGGCCATCAAGGAACGCGGTCACCGGCTCGTGCTCGCCAGTTCCGGCCAGCAACGCCACGTGGACGCCTTCCTGGACAAGCTGGACGCCCGTGACATCGCCGAGGCGTGGACCACCAGCGCTGACGTGGAGTCGTCCAAACCGGCGCCGGACCTGCTGCAGGTGGCGTTGAAGAAGCTGGGCGCACCGCCGGACGCGTCGAGCGTGATGGTCGGCGACTCCGTGTGGGACGTGAAGGCGGCGAACAACGCGGGGATGCCCGCGATCGTCGTCCGCTCCGGCGGCTTCGGCGACGACGAGTTGCGGGAAGCCGGTGCCATCTCGATCTACGACACCCCGGGCGACCTCGCACAGGCGCTGGACGACACCCCCCTCGCCTGA
- the surE gene encoding 5'/3'-nucleotidase SurE: MTASSPRVLVTNDDGIDSPGLAALAQCSVDLGWHTVIAAPAEEASGTSAGLTAAAADRHVMVQRRELPGLRGVEAYAVAAHPAFIVLAAVDEGFGDCPDIVLSGINRGANVGRAILHSGTVGAAMTAGLHGARALAVSLDVGLAQQGEAHWSTAAEVVRRLLPDIARLDQGCVLNLNVPNTQSLGDDSEPQWATLATYGRVQSKVTRVGDDAIQLRAVEVDGELEAGTDAALLAQGRPTVTAIRSIVEDNTRFGIRG; the protein is encoded by the coding sequence ATGACAGCGTCGTCCCCACGAGTACTGGTCACCAACGACGACGGCATCGATTCCCCCGGTCTGGCGGCGCTGGCGCAGTGCTCGGTCGACCTGGGCTGGCACACGGTCATCGCCGCTCCGGCCGAAGAAGCCAGCGGCACGAGCGCGGGGCTCACCGCGGCCGCCGCGGACCGGCACGTGATGGTCCAGCGGCGCGAACTGCCTGGCCTGCGGGGCGTCGAGGCGTACGCTGTGGCCGCGCATCCTGCGTTCATCGTGTTGGCGGCTGTCGATGAGGGATTCGGCGACTGCCCGGACATCGTGCTGTCGGGCATCAACCGTGGCGCCAACGTAGGACGAGCCATCCTGCACTCAGGCACGGTCGGCGCCGCGATGACAGCCGGTCTGCACGGAGCACGCGCACTGGCGGTTTCCCTCGACGTCGGCTTGGCGCAGCAGGGCGAAGCGCATTGGAGCACCGCGGCGGAGGTGGTGCGGCGGCTTCTGCCGGACATCGCCCGGCTTGACCAAGGCTGCGTGCTGAACCTCAATGTTCCCAACACCCAAAGCCTCGGTGACGACAGCGAACCGCAGTGGGCGACCCTGGCCACCTACGGCCGGGTGCAGTCGAAAGTCACACGCGTCGGCGACGACGCCATCCAGCTCAGGGCGGTCGAAGTGGACGGTGAGCTGGAAGCCGGGACGGACGCGGCTCTGCTGGCCCAAGGACGGCCCACTGTCACCGCGATCCGCTCGATCGTCGAGGACAACACGAGGTTCGGGATCCGGGGGTGA
- a CDS encoding MFS transporter yields the protein MVVLSLLTLPASLGISATSLLLPTIAGDLGTTTGAATWLLTVYGWGMAVSMPLVAAVVRKLGRRAALAFGVTAHVIGVVLILFGTPLLVITAGRMFLSVGAGAMVVLSVGIARDIAEPRLRQYTLGAITASLGVSGAAGPLLGSALTDSLSWRVALALPALCLIAAPAAVRYAEGRTGSAAGRFDATGAGAFMLVVTGIFIVLQGPAGGVPTSLVLLGAAVGVAALAVLVPWTRARPDGFLPAAVRGDRRFVLSSAFVLSAATINFALIYAVPQLLAAQTDWTRSEIGAVLVVPMLLGAALSWGMSPVTVRLGSRRSVLILAGAAAGAAGIAGLLASVPALLVGAAIASFASAAGQGVLAAAATATVPDTSRTQAIALFNLAFQFGSVVGPAVLATFAPVIGLAHALSMLMLFPIVITALSRAGAVMTRQNETV from the coding sequence ATGGTGGTCCTCAGCTTGCTGACACTCCCCGCCTCCCTGGGGATCTCTGCGACGAGCCTGCTTCTGCCCACCATCGCCGGTGACCTGGGCACCACGACCGGTGCGGCAACGTGGCTGCTGACGGTCTACGGCTGGGGCATGGCGGTGAGCATGCCGCTCGTCGCTGCGGTGGTCCGCAAACTGGGCCGCCGCGCGGCTCTCGCGTTCGGCGTCACCGCGCACGTGATAGGTGTCGTCTTGATCCTGTTCGGTACGCCCCTGTTGGTCATCACGGCGGGCCGGATGTTCTTGTCCGTCGGCGCGGGCGCCATGGTCGTGCTGTCGGTGGGCATCGCGCGGGACATCGCCGAGCCACGGCTGCGTCAGTACACGCTCGGCGCGATCACGGCGAGCCTTGGTGTGTCCGGCGCCGCGGGACCGCTGCTGGGTTCGGCGTTGACGGACTCGCTGTCCTGGCGTGTCGCGCTGGCGTTGCCTGCGTTATGCCTGATCGCCGCCCCGGCGGCGGTCCGCTACGCCGAGGGCCGTACCGGCTCGGCGGCTGGCCGGTTCGACGCGACCGGCGCCGGAGCGTTCATGCTCGTGGTGACCGGGATCTTCATCGTCCTCCAGGGCCCGGCCGGTGGTGTGCCCACGTCGCTGGTCCTGCTCGGCGCTGCCGTCGGCGTCGCCGCACTGGCTGTCCTCGTGCCTTGGACGCGAGCAAGACCCGACGGGTTCCTGCCCGCGGCGGTCCGCGGTGACCGGCGGTTCGTTCTCTCCTCGGCGTTCGTGCTGAGCGCGGCGACGATCAACTTCGCGCTCATCTACGCGGTGCCGCAACTGCTCGCCGCGCAGACCGACTGGACGAGAAGTGAGATCGGCGCCGTGCTCGTCGTGCCGATGCTGCTCGGCGCGGCCCTGTCCTGGGGAATGTCACCGGTCACCGTACGGCTCGGCTCGCGGCGGTCGGTGCTGATCCTGGCGGGTGCCGCTGCTGGTGCCGCGGGTATCGCGGGCCTCCTCGCGAGCGTTCCGGCGCTGCTTGTCGGCGCCGCGATCGCCTCGTTCGCGTCCGCGGCCGGGCAGGGAGTGCTGGCCGCGGCGGCCACGGCGACAGTGCCGGACACGTCACGGACGCAGGCGATCGCCTTGTTCAACCTCGCCTTCCAGTTCGGCAGTGTTGTCGGGCCGGCCGTGCTGGCCACGTTCGCACCCGTGATCGGGCTGGCACACGCGTTGAGTATGTTGATGCTGTTCCCAATCGTGATCACGGCGCTCAGCAGAGCCGGTGCTGTGATGACACGTCAAAACGAAACGGTTTGA
- a CDS encoding TetR/AcrR family transcriptional regulator: MAVMDVDENGIPIIADPVSASGRKRKAIFDAASAEFMHEGYAAASMDEIARRAGVSKPTIYNHFGNKERLFLAVVGGALSQVYSGVDPRSTRLTQAPDLRAALVDFMVSWARRVLREDFASLRRLVIAEVGRFPQLGRFWYRITNEMMDSHLVEAFAELHDRGVLDIPDTQRAMRQLIGLTLSPPQLLQTFMPDYDVVDAELEKSITDGVDVFLNHYMRIGER; encoded by the coding sequence ATGGCCGTGATGGACGTCGACGAGAACGGGATCCCGATCATCGCGGACCCCGTGAGTGCCTCCGGACGCAAGCGGAAGGCCATCTTCGACGCGGCTTCGGCCGAGTTCATGCACGAGGGCTACGCGGCGGCGTCCATGGACGAGATCGCTCGCCGGGCCGGGGTCTCCAAGCCGACCATCTACAACCACTTCGGCAACAAGGAACGACTGTTCCTCGCCGTCGTCGGTGGCGCGTTGTCGCAGGTGTACTCCGGCGTGGACCCGCGGAGCACGAGACTCACGCAGGCGCCGGACCTGCGAGCCGCGCTGGTCGACTTCATGGTGTCATGGGCGCGCCGGGTGCTGCGCGAGGACTTCGCTTCGCTGCGCCGCCTGGTGATCGCGGAGGTCGGCCGGTTCCCGCAGCTGGGTCGTTTCTGGTACCGCATCACGAACGAAATGATGGACAGCCATCTCGTCGAGGCGTTCGCGGAGTTGCACGACCGGGGCGTTCTCGACATTCCGGACACGCAACGCGCAATGCGGCAGCTGATCGGTCTCACGCTTTCACCGCCGCAGCTGCTGCAGACCTTCATGCCCGATTACGACGTCGTCGACGCCGAACTCGAAAAGTCGATCACCGACGGAGTCGACGTCTTCCTAAACCACTACATGCGTATTGGTGAACGGTGA